The following proteins are encoded in a genomic region of Montipora foliosa isolate CH-2021 chromosome 10, ASM3666993v2, whole genome shotgun sequence:
- the LOC137973392 gene encoding uncharacterized protein, whose product MDSKIKYKSLLVKNEAANALVTVNFYPNWEVVCWVPHTSIIILPGDTFSLSREKGCKIELIARFKDNKRQKEVLLKPQLWAKDKLLRITDSLAVEMSGLSDEEKKRCLQKMNREKELDLLEGGCNLYGILRLNMKEVRAMKKEEQDEEITNAFKRELRIWHHDCHPEGDDDIAREVIIAYAILGNREKRATYNNMADYDSGWLSLRWFKAVFSPECETVEQRLAWIKRMALLALSVGLTIGGILSIVLTAGFSSPFLTCAVMGGLKALQTTISKEAVVDGCDVGKWLLSTGIGYLIAFLPGGAAIGVSAMEGSFISVAEVIGIRTAIASGCAIASSLTEDAKKKFVYGEEVTLKQAMGHAACQAAAAATGCLAGAAVSRFVPAVTQSSRTAATSIENAVEEQVLLLSDQAQGLGQKIPARLAGKASEMVLTEAAEFVEKHCVQDFVKNGRSGEDGVDMQSCLPPREHDEVLNPMDKCKPTDVGIVRYASQGYWFSKMVVSYVLEEEKKTLEKRGNGSVIKIPSAAEKIEVSFKVLRPPWVDIKKYDRFQGCWCNPIEPHIFYYGTPPTRTFTIGGPLGWESVIKITNERFHETKEM is encoded by the coding sequence ATGGACAGCAAAATCAAGTATAAGTCGCTGTTGGTAAAAAATGAAGCTGCTAATGCTCTAGTCACAGTCAACTTCTATCCCAACTGGGAAGTCGTTTGCTGGGTACCTCATACATCAATCATAATCTTGCCAGGTGATACTTTTTCTCTGTCTCGAGAAAAGGGATGCAAAATAGAGCTTATTGCAAGATTCAAAGATAACAAGAGACAGAAAGAGGTTCTATTAAAACCGCAATTATGGGCCAAAGACAAACTATTAAGGATCACCGACAGTCTTGCTGTTGAAATGAGTGGTCTTTCCGATGAAGAGAAAAAACGCTGCCTTCAAAAAATGAACAGAGAGAAAGAACTAGATTTACTTGAGGGAGGATGCAATCTCTACGGCATTCTGCGGCTCAACATGAAAGAAGTACGTGCCatgaaaaaagaagaacaagatGAAGAAATAACAAATGCCTTCAAAAGAGAATTACGGATATGGCACCATGATTGCCATCCCGAAGGCGATGATGACATTGCACGCGAGGTCATAATCGCGTACGCGATTCTCGGAAATCGAGAAAAGCGAGCAACGTACAACAACATGGCTGACTACGATAGTGGGTGGCTTTCTCTAAGATGGTTCAAGGCTGTCTTTTCGCCTGAGTGTGAAACTGTGGAACAAAGATTAGCTTGGATCAAGAGAATGGCTTTACTAGCTTTGTCTGTTGGGCTTACAATTGGTGGAATCCTGTCCATAGTTCTAACTGCTGGCTTTTCGTCACCGTTCCTAACGTGTGCAGTAATGGGTGGCTTGAAAGCCTTACAGACAACTATAAGCAAAGAAGCCGTTGTTGATGGATGCGACGTTGGGAAATGGCTCTTATCGACAGGGATTGGATACCTTATTGCATTTCTTCCTGGAGGTGCAGCCATAGGGGTATCTGCTATGGAGGGAAGTTTTATTTCAGTAGCTGAAGTGATAGGTATCAGAACAGCTATTGCTTCTGGATGTGCAATTGCATCGTCACTGACTGAGGATGCCAAGAAGAAATTTGTTTACGGAGAGGAAGTCACATTGAAGCAAGCAATGGGTCATGCAGCTTGCCAGGCTGCGGCAGCTGCCACTGGATGTCTGGCAGGAGCAGCCGTTTCCAGGTTTGTGCCAGCAGTCACACAAAGTTCTCGAACGGCAGCTACAAGTATTGAAAATGCAGTTGAAGAGCAGGTGTTGCTACTGTCTGATCAAGCACAAGGTCTGGGTCAGAAAATTCCAGCTCGGCTAGCTGGGAAGGCCTCGGAGATGGTGCTTACGGAAGCAGCCGAGTTTGTAGAAAAGCATTGCGTTCaggattttgtgaaaaatggacGCAGCGGAGAAGACGGTGTTGATATGCAAAGCTGCCTTCCTCCAAGAGAGCACGATGAGGTTCTCAATCCTATGGACAAATGCAAACCCACAGATGTCGGTATCGTTAGGTACGCTTCGCAAGGATATTGGTTTTCTAAAATGGTTGTTAGCTATGTGctagaagaagagaaaaaaactcTCGAAAAGAGAGGTAATGGAAGTGTAATAAAAATTCCTTCCGCCGCAGAGAAAATTGAGGTGAGCTTTAAAGTGCTCCGTCCACCCTGGGTTGACATTAAAAAGTATGATCGCTTTCAAGGGTGCTGGTGTAACCCTATCGAGCCGCATATCTTTTATTATGGTACTCCACCAACTCGCACGTTTACTATTGGAGGCCCTCTCGGGTGGGAATCTGTAATAAAAATCACAAACGAACGCttccatgaaacaaaagaaatgtaa